From Scomber scombrus chromosome 9, fScoSco1.1, whole genome shotgun sequence, one genomic window encodes:
- the gpm6aa gene encoding LOW QUALITY PROTEIN: glycoprotein M6Aa (The sequence of the model RefSeq protein was modified relative to this genomic sequence to represent the inferred CDS: deleted 1 base in 1 codon), producing MPGWDPIPIPHSHHLLYAGVALFCGCGHEALSGTVTILQNYFEVVRSPVDALDVFTIIDIIKYVIYGIASAFFVYGILLMVEGFFTSGAIKDLYGDFKITTCGRCVSAWFIMLTYIFMLAWLGVTAFTSLPVFIYFNIWNICQNATVLEGATLCLDPRQYGIVPIAEAKTVCAGTEKFYKMCESNELDMTFHLFICALAGAGAAVIAMIHYLMVLSANWAYVKDACRMQKYEDIKSKEEQELHDIHSTRSKERLNAYT from the exons ATGCCTGGGTGGGATCCCATACCCATCCCTCATAGCCACCAT TTGCTCTACGCGGGTGTGGCTCTGTTCTGCGGCTGTGGACATGAGGCACTGTCTGGCACCGTCACCATCCTCCAGAACTACTTTGAGGTGGTGCGGAGCCCTGTGGACGCACTGGACGTCTTCACCAT AATTGACATTATCAAGTATGTGATCTACGGCATTGCTTCGGCTTTCTTCGTCTATGGGATCCTGCTGATGGTGGAGGGCTTTTTCACCAGTGGAGCCATTAAAGACCTGTATGGAGACTTCAAGATCACCACCTGTGGACGTTGTGTCAGTGCTTGG TTCATCATGCTGACATACATCTTCATGCTGGCTTGGCTTGGAGTGACGGCTTTTACCTCTCTCCCAGTCTTTATATATTTCAACATCTGGAATATTTGCCAAAACGCTACTGTGCTGGAGGGGGCAACACTCTGCTTGGACCCACGCCAGTATG GTATTGTGCCAATTGCTGAGGCAAAAACAGTGTGTGCTGGAACAGAGAAATTCTACAAGATGTGTGAATCCAATGAG CTGGACATGACATTCCACCTGTTCATCTGTGCCCTCGCTGGAGCAGGAGCTGCTGTTATTGCTATG ATCCATTACTTGATGGTGCTGTCGGCCAACTGGGCCTATGTGAAGGACGCCTGCCGGATGCAGAAATACGAGGACATCAAGTcgaaggaggagcaggagcttCACGACATCCACTCCACTCGCTCCAAGGAGCGTCTCAATGCCTACACATAA